One segment of Bacteroidota bacterium DNA contains the following:
- a CDS encoding T9SS type A sorting domain-containing protein → MKKHSLIILSVLIILPLSLKPQNTFYVPSQYSSIQAAVNVANDGDIIDIIGIITESNIVVKKSLVIRGHGPDSTIIQAGSTLSTTNGGVFLFLYLNYYNKPVIFLKDLTVRHGSPTYTPHCGGGGIYNTVVLHVDNCVIKNNQCRVGTWNYGGGICNEHILYLRNSVVRNNSCNGGSWAHGGGISTDGKCYIENSSICNNVCTNAKWHYGAGIRNNGVCNITNSTFKGNTNTTPFPYGWKNGSAISNHEYIEILNSTFSENTGGSTIYQNDFSQGISYINNSTIVNNNGGIDADYGNLILKNTIIANPGYFDCSGNIISDGYNVVLNPFLLSFNQQGDTTGVNPNVKPIGDYGGPTETFAIDSTSVAFNRGVSENTFGRNTITDQRGYFRGAICDIGAFEANPYNLTTNQNMEYVCMATDDVVFMEVIVSDTNNVNDFLNKISFSKEASIDPANVKNLRFYFTGNVNTFNYNQLVGNSYSSIIDSFTFIDSVSLQKGLNYFWLVGDVSNSAQGYDSIDFKCNLIEINNQNVAIGITSPALTTIVQSEPFIIQGISDTFACQQPGSIVFSPVVGGTDPLHYKWIINNNNTVEDTILTWNTYHAHNPVLIRFEVSNSCSVKAINSFFLEVKERPQTPVIILSPNDSVCDGDSITLSAPSSVGYLWSNNNTNSWISLKSDSSLYLQVIDKYGCFSDTSYHVHLKFIDKPEKPTITNLSYSAICQGQSTAFKVDQDSMQYIWSNGSKKRIINVDDTAKYWVKTINDFGCLSPASEPLSIVIYPLPPKPQINILGNDTLCEGDTSYLQVPSGYNLYKWNPLTNIDSSIVQVSLSGNYFVKVMDTNNCYSPYSDTIKITKFLKLPKPQIISDNDFNYCENDSIFISSLNQYYLYQWSNSKTSQSFYTHKSDSLYLIGYNDFGCKSDTSEIVFIIQYDKPVKPEINLTGSPQICDGDSVLLCTSTGYRYYWSNGLNNHSIVVDSSGAFYVYVQDTNDCFSDVSDTVYTHWHPTPNQPVLNITGDSTTCEGEVVNLFPLMNNESYIWSNGDSSKVLAITEDGSYNLIVGNEYNCFSEVSEGTNIYFTPTPLKPSILILSNDYLHCTVVGEHYYWYRNDSLLNIDTFTIKANIKGNYSVQIQDGICLSEFSDTLFYIPSGIDEVINNEVGIEVYPNPSLGVFNLKLTGINPDKVQSIKIIDTRNRLVYMIEENQLTDINIKLDLSANSNGIYLLKIITESAMYFEKIIKY, encoded by the coding sequence ATGAAAAAACATAGTTTAATAATTCTGTCTGTTTTAATTATTCTGCCTTTATCATTAAAACCACAAAACACATTTTATGTACCATCGCAATACTCCAGCATTCAAGCCGCTGTAAATGTAGCAAATGATGGAGATATTATAGATATTATCGGGATAATAACAGAAAGTAATATTGTAGTAAAAAAATCACTAGTCATAAGAGGACATGGCCCAGACTCAACAATAATTCAGGCAGGTTCTACTTTATCCACTACTAATGGAGGTGTGTTTTTATTTTTATATTTAAATTATTATAATAAACCGGTAATATTCCTGAAAGATTTAACTGTCAGGCATGGTTCTCCCACATATACACCTCATTGTGGTGGCGGTGGAATATACAATACTGTTGTTTTACATGTAGATAATTGCGTTATAAAAAATAATCAATGCAGGGTAGGTACCTGGAATTATGGAGGTGGAATATGCAATGAACATATTCTTTATTTACGTAACTCTGTTGTTCGTAACAATTCATGCAATGGTGGTTCGTGGGCACATGGTGGAGGTATCTCAACTGATGGAAAATGCTATATTGAAAATAGTTCAATTTGTAATAATGTTTGTACAAATGCTAAATGGCATTATGGAGCAGGTATAAGGAATAATGGAGTTTGTAACATTACTAATTCTACATTCAAAGGAAATACTAATACAACCCCCTTCCCTTATGGTTGGAAAAATGGTTCAGCAATATCAAATCATGAATATATTGAAATTTTAAACTCAACCTTTAGTGAAAATACGGGAGGTTCAACAATTTATCAAAATGACTTCTCGCAAGGAATTTCATATATTAATAACTCTACTATTGTAAACAATAATGGAGGGATTGATGCCGATTATGGAAATTTAATTTTAAAAAATACAATAATTGCAAACCCCGGCTATTTTGATTGTAGCGGAAATATAATTTCTGACGGATATAATGTAGTGCTAAATCCATTTCTGCTTTCATTTAATCAACAGGGAGATACAACAGGAGTAAATCCGAATGTAAAACCTATTGGAGATTATGGAGGACCAACGGAAACATTTGCAATTGATTCAACAAGTGTTGCTTTTAACAGGGGTGTTAGTGAAAATACTTTTGGCAGAAATACTATTACTGATCAAAGGGGTTATTTCAGAGGTGCTATTTGTGATATTGGTGCATTCGAGGCAAATCCATATAACCTGACCACAAATCAAAATATGGAATATGTTTGTATGGCAACTGATGATGTGGTTTTTATGGAAGTAATTGTTTCCGATACAAATAATGTTAATGATTTTCTTAATAAGATTTCATTTTCAAAAGAAGCATCTATTGATCCAGCCAATGTAAAAAACCTTAGATTTTACTTTACAGGAAATGTTAATACTTTTAATTACAATCAATTAGTTGGAAATAGTTATTCTTCAATAATTGACAGTTTTACTTTTATAGATTCTGTATCACTTCAAAAAGGATTGAACTATTTTTGGTTGGTAGGCGATGTAAGTAATTCTGCACAAGGTTATGATAGTATAGATTTTAAATGCAATTTAATTGAAATTAACAATCAGAATGTAGCTATTGGAATAACATCACCTGCATTAACCACAATAGTTCAATCAGAACCTTTTATAATCCAAGGGATTTCAGATACTTTTGCTTGTCAACAACCAGGCTCAATTGTTTTTTCACCTGTTGTTGGAGGCACAGATCCTCTCCATTATAAATGGATTATTAATAATAATAATACTGTAGAAGATACTATTCTTACATGGAATACATATCATGCTCACAATCCTGTATTGATTAGATTTGAAGTTTCAAATAGCTGTAGTGTTAAAGCAATAAATAGTTTTTTTCTTGAAGTAAAAGAAAGACCTCAGACTCCTGTAATTATATTAAGCCCCAACGATTCAGTATGTGATGGTGATAGTATTACTTTAAGTGCACCATCGTCAGTAGGGTACTTATGGTCGAATAATAATACAAATAGTTGGATCTCATTAAAATCTGATAGCAGTTTATATTTGCAGGTAATAGACAAATATGGATGCTTTAGTGATACAAGCTACCACGTTCATTTAAAATTTATTGATAAGCCTGAAAAGCCTACAATAACAAATCTATCTTACTCTGCAATTTGTCAGGGGCAATCTACAGCATTTAAAGTTGATCAAGATAGTATGCAATATATATGGTCAAATGGAAGCAAAAAACGAATAATCAATGTTGATGATACTGCAAAGTATTGGGTTAAAACCATTAATGACTTTGGCTGTTTAAGTCCTGCATCAGAACCACTAAGTATTGTTATTTATCCATTACCACCAAAACCACAAATTAACATTCTTGGAAATGATACTTTATGTGAGGGAGATACAAGCTATCTTCAAGTACCATCAGGATATAATTTATATAAATGGAATCCGCTTACAAATATTGATTCATCAATAGTTCAGGTTTCCTTGAGTGGAAATTATTTTGTAAAAGTAATGGATACAAACAACTGTTATAGTCCTTATTCGGACACTATTAAAATTACTAAGTTCCTAAAACTTCCAAAACCTCAAATTATTTCAGATAATGATTTTAATTATTGTGAAAATGACAGCATATTTATCAGTTCATTGAATCAATATTATTTATACCAATGGTCAAATAGCAAAACTTCACAATCTTTTTACACTCATAAATCCGATAGCTTATATTTAATTGGATATAATGATTTCGGATGTAAGAGTGATACTTCAGAGATTGTATTTATCATTCAATATGATAAACCGGTTAAACCTGAAATTAATTTAACAGGATCACCTCAAATTTGTGATGGAGACTCTGTGTTACTATGTACTTCAACAGGGTATCGATATTATTGGTCAAATGGATTAAATAATCACTCAATAGTAGTTGATTCCAGTGGTGCTTTTTATGTTTATGTTCAGGATACAAATGATTGTTTTAGTGATGTTTCAGACACAGTTTATACACACTGGCACCCAACGCCAAATCAGCCTGTACTTAATATTACTGGCGATTCAACAACATGCGAAGGAGAGGTAGTTAACTTATTCCCTCTGATGAATAATGAATCATATATTTGGTCAAATGGTGATTCGTCAAAAGTATTGGCAATAACTGAAGATGGTTCTTATAATTTAATTGTTGGTAATGAATATAATTGCTTTTCAGAAGTTTCTGAGGGAACAAATATTTATTTTACCCCAACACCATTAAAGCCATCAATACTTATTTTAAGTAATGATTATTTACATTGCACTGTGGTTGGTGAACACTATTATTGGTATAGAAATGACAGTTTATTAAATATTGATACATTTACTATAAAAGCAAATATTAAAGGAAATTATAGTGTGCAAATTCAGGATGGAATTTGTTTGTCAGAGTTTTCTGACACCTTATTTTATATACCTTCCGGCATTGATGAGGTAATTAATAATGAAGTCGGAATAGAAGTTTATCCAAATCCAAGCTTAGGAGTGTTTAATTTAAAACTTACCGGAATAAATCCTGATAAGGTTCAGTCTATTAAAATTATTGATACAAGAAACCGTTTGGTTTACATGATTGAAGAAAATCAATTGACTGATATAAATATAAAATTAGATTTAAGTGCCAATAGCAATGGAATTTACCTGCTTAAAATAATAACTGAATCAGCTATGTATTTTGAAAAGATTATAAAATACTAA
- the ssb gene encoding single-stranded DNA-binding protein — MNNLRNKVQLIGNLGADPEIKELKEGKKIARFSLATTDHYKDKDGNKKSNTEWHTVVAWNKTAEIVEKYLSKGKEVLIDGKLTYRSWEDKDGNKKYITEIVVNELMMLGKKS, encoded by the coding sequence ATGAACAATTTAAGAAACAAAGTACAACTAATTGGAAACTTAGGTGCAGATCCTGAAATCAAAGAATTGAAAGAAGGCAAAAAAATAGCACGTTTTTCACTCGCAACAACAGATCATTACAAAGATAAAGATGGTAACAAAAAATCAAATACAGAATGGCATACAGTTGTTGCATGGAACAAAACTGCCGAAATTGTAGAAAAATATCTTTCTAAAGGTAAAGAAGTTCTTATTGACGGGAAATTAACTTATCGTAGCTGGGAAGATAAAGATGGTAACAAAAAATATATTACCGAAATTGTTGTTAACGAACTAATGATGCTTGGCAAAAAAAGTTAA